A region of Sugiyamaella lignohabitans strain CBS 10342 chromosome A, complete sequence DNA encodes the following proteins:
- the CDC27 gene encoding anaphase promoting complex subunit CDC27 (Subunit of the Anaphase-Promoting Complex/Cyclosome (APC/C); APC/C is a ubiquitin-protein ligase required for degradation of anaphase inhibitors, including mitotic cyclins, during the metaphase/anaphase transition; GO_component: GO:0005680 - anaphase-promoting complex [Evidence IDA] [PMID 9469814]; GO_component: GO:0005737 - cytoplasm [Evidence IEA,IEA]; GO_component: GO:0005634 - nucleus [Evidence IEA,IEA]; GO_function: GO:0004842 - ubiquitin-protein transferase activity [Evidence IMP] [PMID 16481473]; GO_process: GO:0031145 - anaphase-promoting complex-dependent proteasomal ubiquitin-dependent protein catabolic process [Evidence IMP] [PMID 16481473]; GO_process: GO:0031145 - anaphase-promoting complex-dependent proteasomal ubiquitin-dependent protein catabolic process [Evidence IDA] [PMID 8895471]; GO_process: GO:0007049 - cell cycle [Evidence IEA]; GO_process: GO:0051301 - cell division [Evidence IEA]; GO_process: GO:0007067 - mitotic nuclear division [Evidence IEA]; GO_process: GO:0016567 - protein ubiquitination [Evidence IEA]; GO_process: GO:0016567 - protein ubiquitination [Evidence IDA,IMP] [PMID 16481473]): MNGSMNSFHTTNNGSADNGRGPRPTSSTADRDGYIERLLTHYVWEALDLDMLDSAEFTMEKLLALDPENGSYKHLMALILYRQGRYKAAANIANTSSNHTGCVYIYSRCCLKLKMYGKGIEALEKTKHNWASVAKNYTDNATNERRVIPDQAALNALLGKLYQLQGDKVDALKAYGSSVRANPFLWEPVEALCKLGIKLRVSNAFRVEHLNDALMSSSSAGSGGVNTTGNDNANLNNGNISNGLSNPANTSINDPFTTPVGNGNQGTSSIPANPFKFGQQFLKNSMLNKANEETMSAPVTSKQPAANAPATTSDSSYSTPSDTRTSRPNGLPLAPQKRSSRNVTAGALANSNPEAKTGLPFPRRSARMAQTAQPSTINTTVTTNQKRNLMTPLSRAGPQGSTTASSTSITSNAASTSNLSTTSVVPGAHHATRALAQPQVASTTVAAALKRSRLKPDRESLAKRDAQLYIISLYRQITSAFILCSRYECRQAIALFDQLPEQQKNTPWVLAKLGRCYFEMVDYKEAEKVFIKLRKVDRCRIQDMEYYSTLLWHLRKEVELSLLAHELMEIERNSPQAWCTLGNSFSLKRETSQAQKCFKRAINIDPDSPYAYTLLAHEQVATEAYESAQDSFRLAIKADNRHYNAWYGLGMVFMRLDNFDLAELHFSKAAMINPSNVVLICCIGMVLEKKGRFAEALEQYKRACEIQSNSALARYKKARVLIQLQLYNAALVEFEHLQKLAPDEASVHFLLGQLYKLLDNRDLAIKHFTIALNLDPKGSGLIKDAIEGLNVFNTS, from the coding sequence ATGAATGGCAGTATGAATTCATTTCATACGACAAATAATGGTAGTGCCGATAATGGGCGTGGTCCACGGCCCACTTCCTCGACGGCAGATCGGGATGGTTATATTGAAAGACTATTGACCCATTATGTATGGGAAGCATTGGATCTCGACATGCTTGATAGTGCAGAATTCACAATGGAAAAGCTACTAGCGCTTGATCCGGAAAATGGTTCTTATAAGCACTTAATGGCACTGATATTGTATAGGCAAGGTCGGTAtaaggctgctgctaacaTCGCAAATACCAGCTCAAATCACACGGGGtgtgtatatatttattcgcGATGCTGTTTAAAACTAAAGATGTATGGTAAAGGGATCGAAGCTCTAGAAAAGACCAAACACAACTGGGCATCTGTGGCAAAAAATTATACCGATAATGCAACAAACGAACGTCGGGTTATCCCAGATCAAGCGGCTCTAAATGCACTCCTAGGAAAACTATACCAGCTTCAGGGAGACAAAGTGGATGCCCTTAAAGCTTATGGATCTTCGGTGAGAGCTAATCCATTCCTGTGGGAACCAGTTGAAGCTTTATGTAAGCTGGGTATCAAGTTACGAGTATCGAACGCCTTCAGAGTTGAACATTTGAACGATGCGCTGATGAGCTCCAGCAGcgctggttctggtggtgttaATACAACTGGAAATGACAATGCCAATTTAAATAATGGAAATATTTCTAATGGTTTATCTAACCCGGCTAATACAAGCATAAACGATCCGTTTACTACACCAGTGGGGAATGGAAACCAAGGTACAAGTAGTATTCCTGCTAATCCTTTCAAATTTGGCCAACAATTCCTGAAAAACTCTATGCTTAATAAAGCAAATGAAGAGACTATGTCTGCCCCAGTCACTTCCAAACAACCAGCTGCCAATGCCCCTGCAACAACTAGTGATTCATCTTATAGCACCCCTTCTGATACCCGAACGTCTCGCCCAAACGGGCTACCATTAGCTCCACAAAAGCGATCATCGCGAAATGTGACAGCAGGAGCTCTCGCTAATTCTAACCCTGAGGCGAAAACGGGCCTTCCGTTTCCTCGAAGGTCTGCCCGAATGGCCCAGACTGCCCAGCCGTCCACAATAAACACAACGGTCACCACAAACCAAAAGAGAAATCTAATGACGCCACTATCTAGAGCAGGTCCACAAGGGTCTACAACAGCATCGTCAACATCAATAACCAGTAATGCTGCTAGCACCAGTAATCTATCAACAACTTCAGTAGTACCTGGAGCTCACCACGCTACTCGCGCACTTGCTCAACCGCAAGTAGCATCAACTACCgttgcagcagcattaAAAAGAAGTCGTCTCAAGCCAGATAGAGAATCGCTCGCCAAAAGAGACGCCCAATTGTATATTATAAGCCTCTACAGACAAATCACTTCTGCATTCATTCTGTGTTCAAGATACGAATGTCGTCAAGCAATTGCATTATTCGATCAGTTACCggaacaacaaaaaaatactcCTTGGGTGCTAGCCAAGCTTGGAAGATGCTATTTTGAAATGGTTGATTACAAAGAAGCTGAAAAGGTTTTCATTAAGCTGAGGAAAGTCGACCGGTGTAGAATTCAAGACATGGAATACTACTCGACACTTCTGTGGCACCTTCGCAAAGAAGTTGAACTAAGTTTATTAGCTCATGAACTTATGGAAATCGAAAGGAACTCCCCTCAGGCGTGGTGTACTCTTGGAAACTCATTTTCTCTCAAACGAGAAACTAGCCAGGCTCAGAAATGCTTTAAGCGAGCCATAAACATCGATCCTGATTCTCCCTATGCATATACACTACTCGCTCATGAACAGGTGGCAACCGAGGCTTATGAGAGTGCTCAGGACTCGTTCCGACTTGCCATTAAAGCAGACAACCGTCATTACAATGCATGGTACGGGCTCGGCATGGTGTTTATGCGTTTAGATAACTTTGACTTAGCCGAGTTACATTTCTCGAAAGCAGCGATGATAAACCCGTCTAATGTCGTTCTTATTTGTTGTATCGGCATGGttctggagaagaagggTCGTTTCGCTGAAGCACTAGAACAATACAAACGGGCTTGTGAGATTCAAAGTAACAGCGCCCTTGCCCGTTATAAGAAAGCAAGAGTGCTTATTCAACTCCAATTATATAATGCAGCCCTTGTAGAGTTTGAACATCTACAAAAACTCGCACCTGATGAAGCCAGTGTCCACTTTCTACTTGGCCAGCTCTACAAACTCCTGGACAATCGCGACCTAGCGATTAAACATTTCACTATAGCATTGAACCTAGATCCCAAGGGAAGTGGCCTCATTAAAGACGCTATCGAAGGATTAAATGTCTTCAATACTAGCTGA